One genomic segment of Leptolyngbya subtilissima AS-A7 includes these proteins:
- a CDS encoding glycosyltransferase 61 family protein, translating to MGLSFVEVLPEIKIPASMIFSHPTALGDTLRPAIERIFLPEEYLHPLQVKIDVKTGQTGPRKPGSQRSKLYKALCNVVKGTQVLDYPEKFLFDGRQELDTNIGHVIENLAAPALLAKQMLSKRLGQDVDVHVVLRERAPNLAREVFATLGIPVIYTDDSVYGEVISMSVARPTTATSTEAPQFFPIINQHLVAEIDSKLYNLHAALFNEAEFAGCEPLGVEKVFIPRRGNRCLINNGEVVQFLEGKGFKTYYFEDLTCAQKWSITRDVKVVVAVHGAALSHMAFNRLGLQNPELPNSGVKVVELYSPGWSSRWAHRRHISGLNGQWCGVRGQVTPEFLKTIDFPKLPNGIIRPSPNSFKIDCASLQMALDYLDA from the coding sequence ATGGGGTTGTCGTTTGTTGAAGTTCTGCCTGAGATAAAAATTCCTGCTTCAATGATTTTTTCTCATCCCACGGCGCTAGGAGATACATTACGTCCTGCAATTGAAAGAATATTTCTGCCTGAGGAGTATTTACATCCTTTACAGGTCAAAATAGACGTCAAAACTGGTCAGACTGGCCCTAGAAAACCGGGTTCTCAACGCTCTAAACTCTATAAAGCACTTTGCAATGTTGTAAAGGGAACTCAAGTATTAGACTATCCTGAAAAATTTTTATTTGATGGCCGGCAAGAGCTAGATACCAACATAGGGCATGTCATTGAAAACTTGGCGGCTCCGGCTCTGCTGGCAAAGCAAATGCTGAGTAAGCGTTTGGGTCAAGATGTAGATGTTCACGTAGTTCTTAGAGAACGAGCACCAAATCTGGCTCGCGAAGTCTTTGCAACATTGGGTATTCCGGTAATTTACACCGATGATAGTGTTTATGGCGAAGTGATTTCTATGTCAGTCGCTCGCCCTACTACAGCAACTAGCACGGAAGCACCCCAGTTTTTTCCAATTATAAATCAGCACCTAGTTGCCGAGATTGATTCAAAGCTTTACAACCTTCATGCAGCCTTGTTCAATGAGGCTGAGTTTGCGGGCTGTGAGCCTTTAGGGGTAGAGAAAGTTTTTATCCCTCGCAGGGGAAATCGCTGTTTAATCAACAATGGCGAAGTAGTCCAGTTTCTCGAAGGAAAGGGCTTCAAAACCTATTATTTCGAGGACTTAACCTGTGCTCAAAAATGGTCAATTACTCGCGATGTTAAGGTCGTGGTAGCTGTTCATGGTGCTGCCCTTAGCCATATGGCTTTTAATCGCTTGGGGCTGCAAAATCCTGAACTGCCCAATAGCGGAGTTAAAGTAGTCGAGCTTTACTCTCCGGGGTGGTCAAGTCGCTGGGCTCATCGCCGCCATATTAGTGGGCTGAATGGGCAGTGGTGTGGTGTTCGTGGTCAGGTTACCCCAGAGTTTTTAAAGACCATAGACTTCCCTAAACTGCCTAACGGCATTATTCGACCATCGCCAAATTCCTTTAAGATTGACTGTGCATCTCTTCAAATGGCGCTTGACTATTTAGATGCTTAA